Genomic DNA from Triticum dicoccoides isolate Atlit2015 ecotype Zavitan chromosome 4B, WEW_v2.0, whole genome shotgun sequence:
gaacttggcttgtatatttcgatgatgagcttcctcaaatgcccgaggtctttatgagcaagcaagttggatgcacacccacttagtttttagtttgagctttcatacacttatagctcttagtgcatctgttgcatggcaatccctactcctcgcattgatatcaattgatgggcatgtccatagctcattgattagccgcatcaatgcgagactatcttcctttttgtcttcccctTATTGATATCTCTTTCACCGCATTATATTCCACccatggtgctatatccatggatcatgctcatgtattgtgtggggttgaaaaatctgaagcgcgttagaaagtatgaactaattgcttggcttgtcatcagggttgtacaTGATTAATACTTTGTGTTAGGAAGATCGAGCATGACAagtctatatgattttatagggttaGCGTTCATTggcatttttattttgaaaggcatgattgtttgttggcatacctgagtattgatgtctctatatcaaactatagactattgctttgaatcatctgtATCCTCATATTCCTATCGTGAAAgagattacatgataaacatgttaggtagcattccacatcaaaaaaatcagtttttctcatttacctactcgaggacgagcaggaattaagcttggggatgctgatacgtctccaacatatctataattttttttattgttccatgctattatattatcaatcttggaagttttatatgcaaatttatatcattttttgggactaacctattaacttacttCCCTGTGGCAGttcctattttctgcatgttttggcttttcagaaaatctatatcaaacgaagtccaaacagaaaaaAATCGTTGGATTAATATTTTGTGGACCACAAGGGACCCTCGAAGGTTCGGGAGAagaccagaagagccacgagggagTGACAAGctcgtagggcgcgcccctgagctTGTGAGCCCCTAGTGGCACCTCTTGACCCGATTCCACCTCTATAAGttaccaaatattccaaaacaaacaGAGAgtcacccgaaacactttttccgctgccgcaagcttctattcttctgcgatcccatatggaggccttttccggtactctgtcggaaggggtatcgatcatggagggcttctacatcatccttgttgccttcTGATGATGCatcagtagtttaccatagaccagtgggtccatagctagtagctagatgacttctttaaTCTTCAAaacaatgttctcctcggtgtcCTTGCagttctattcaatgtaatcttctttgcgtgtgtttgttgggatccgatgaaatgtgggtttatgatctgaatatttATGGAgtattttctgaactttattattcaTGATTGTTATAGTTTTGTATTTCTTTttgatctatctgtttggtttggccaactagattgatttatcttcggtgcgagaggtgctttgtgatgggttcaatcttgcggtgctagcTCTATCCCTGTAATAGAAAGGGACAAGGCACatatttgtattattgccatcaacgGTAAAACGATGGGTTTATTCATATTGtttggatttactttgtctacatcatgtcatcttgcttaaggtgttactctgttttttctTAACTTAATaccctatatgcatgctggatagcggctgaTGGGTGGAGTAAcagcagtagatgcaggcaggagtcaatctacttgtctcggatgtgatgcctatatacatgatcattgccttgaatattgtcataactatgcgcttttctatcaattacacaacagtaatttgttcacccaccgtatgatatgtgttcgagagagaagtctagtgaaaactatggcccccgggtctacctttatcatatatgaaaacaaacgaataccttgctacaattttacttcttttattttattttataatttATATTTATCTAACACTACAAATTTTGATCCTTACAAATAACggccaaggggattgacaaccctcttgatcgcattgggtgcaagtatttgcttttgtgtgtgcaggtgttgttcatgAGGTTTTGCGTGATTTTTATGTTGGTTCGATAAACATTGGTTCTcattgaggaaaatacttatctctactgtacttcaTCTGCTCTCCTCTTCGGGGGAAATCTCAACACGGCTCCCAAGTAGCATGCTCTTTGATCAGATAAATTGTGAAAATGATGCCACTTGTAAAAATAATAAATATTTTATTATAGCAAGACCATCTATGCTTACTTTGTGAAAGAGGTGAAGAGATGATCAAATatcatatcatcttcttcttcataaaGCGAGGATTGATGCTCTTACTACAATAGAAGTAGTTTATTGCATATGGCCTCTCTGCTATTTAAGAAGATCAGCGAGCCTCTCGCacggcgatgtgggactaaaccacATCATTCAGTACGGCGCTGTGGTCAATGGGGGGGACGCTCAGGCGCAGGCGTCTCAGTCCATCAAGGCGACCGATGCAACACTTAGAAGGGAGAAGGCTTCTCAGATTCACAAGAAAAGTCCTACCTTAGAGCAACTCTAACATATCCCTCAAATTTTAGAGGAGGGTACGACTGTGTAGTCCTCATCGGCTTGCTCCGCCGCAATGCGCTCGCGGGCCTCCCGATCTTCCCTCCCCTACCATATGTTGGCCATCCGCGAGTCGATAGGTTCCAACCGTGACAGCCCCCCCGAGAGGAAAGTTGTGGCGGCCGTCGGCATCATGCAGGCGGGCCGACATGATGTTGGATTCACGCGCCTCCTGCTCGGTGAAATGGAAGGATCCGATCCATGTCTTCTTGTGGGTATGCCGTCGATTATCTCGGTCGTTCCCCAACTCTACCGCTGCACGCCGATGTATTGCTTCAGTGGCGGCAGTGGCGGTGAGAGGTCGAAGCTGGGAAGGCGGGCGTGGGAGCAATAAGCACCGTCGTGTCCATGAGCCTGGGACCGCTTGTGTCGGCGCAGATCTGCGTTAGGAATGTGCGGAGGGGAACGAGGACGGTGGACTCCGGCCATTGTCGATGGCGGCCGGCGCCGGAGAGGATAAGGGTGAGGTTGGGTGGCGGGGATTGAGGGAGTAGAGGCAGAGAGGCGAAGTCAATTTTTACTCCATGGTCACGAGGTCGAGCATATTTAAGAGTCACGCACAGCTCGGAGTAATTTTTTTTACCCCACTAATGATCTTGGGGTTTTGGCTAGGTGCCGAGAAGGAAAATCTAATTTCTGCCTACTCCTCTAACCCGTTATTGGGGATAGGTTAGAGTTGCTCTTAGTTGAGCTTTGAATCACTTTATTTAattacatttcagacaaatgctccTATTTTCGAAACTCCTGTTAAAATTTCTACGCAGGAAATGATACCTTTGCCTTCCATGCACGAAACCCTCGCTCCGATCTAGGAGATCGGCACATGCTATCTGGAAGAAAGACCGAGATCCAGGTTGTGGACGAAGGTACGAGGGGCATTCCATTGCGCGTTCACAAGAGCCATAAGTCAAGGTTTCTCCGGCATGAGCCATGAGCCACAACCGTGAAAAGGTCAGCACTCAGCAGGCCACCAACCCAAGCCCGGCCGTGTATGACCAGGTACGTACTAGTACTGGCTTTTGTTCAAACGCACATGACTATTCAACCCCAAAATCCAATATCCAAATGCCACTCCACCAACCCATCTCGCTAGGCGCTTGGTTGTATATAAAGCGCACGGCAGCACAAATACAACAGCAACCCAACCCCCGCTAAGCATCAGCACAATCTTGCCTTCTACATCCTCTGCTTTGCATTCCTCCTTCCAGTTCCAACCGCAATCAATGGCCgccatgaagatcactctccttgcCGTGGCCACAATCTCAGCAGTCTTACTGGGCACCGCGTCGGCGGCGACCTACGGTGTCGGCGAGCCGGGCGGTTCGTGGACCCTCAACACCGACTACAGCAACTGGGTGTCCAACAAGAAGTTCCACCCGGGTGATGAGATCATCTTCAAGTACTCTCCCGCGGCGCACGATGTGGTCGAGGTCAGCAAGGCTGGCTACGACTCCTGCAGCACCGCCAGCGCCATCAACACCTTCAAGTCCGGCAACGACGTCGTCCCCCTCAACGCCACCGGCATCCGCTACTTCATCTGCGGCATCACTGGCCACTgcagccccaccgccgccgccagcaTGAAGGTCGTGATCGACGTCGTCCCGAGTTCCTCCTCACCGTCGTCACCCATGCCGGCTGCCGGTCCGGACGCGAGCAACCCGCCGCCACCCTCCTCTACCGCATCCTCTGTCGGGGCCACAGCAGGATTTGGCCTTGTCGTCCTACTGGTCGCCAGTCTCATGGTTTAAAATGCATATTTCAGCCAGCTGCATGCCGCACGCACATATGAGCTTACATATTGTTTGACTGGTTATTACTGGGGAATACATACATGTATTATTGCTTAGAGCGAAGATGTGAGAACTACTTTGTAAGTTTGTATCTCTCACGTTTGTATGTAATCTACTGGCCTTTAGGCATTTCATATTGATTTTTGAGGTAAAATTAGTAAAGGTGCGTCAGTGCATGCCTAGCCAGAGCAAAGTTTTTTTTGACGGAAAGGCCTTCATCACTAGCTTTATTAACTCAAATTAAACTTACATCATCTGCTAACAAAGGAATAATAAAGCTAAGAGGTGTATCCGACCACAAAGTTGGTGGATTACTCCTCCCAAACCTAGCTAGCTTTGACTCCCTGTTACAATGTTCAACAAGTACCTTCCCGAAATTAAAAAGTAGACTTCGACATTCATTAAGTATTGGTGCTGCAATCATTGAGTAACCCTCGTTCAAATTCAACGCCTCTACCACGGTCACATTATGAGTTTGGACAATTATGTTGGCACACCCAAGGCTCTGAATGAGCATTAGCCCTTGACGCAACGATTCTGATTAGGCCGAGACCACATCGGCTACATGCTCCATGCAAGCAGTTGCTGCAGCGACaaaacctcccaagtgatcacgtacCACAACTCCACATGAAGCAGAGTTTTCCTCATCAGAAAAGGATGCATCCACGTTGTTTTACTCTTAATCGTCCTGAAACTGAAAGCGAGGTATGCATTCGAAAGCAAGAAGCCAGACTTTTAACACTGACACTTGCGACagggacagaaaaaaattcaataaTATCGATTTGTCATGAATTTTCTTAAGCATCTCATATTATGTTAGTACATCCGTCCGGAATAAACAATCGCTCAAATGAGTGTTGAAGATTGTCAATCCTTCGTGTGCGAGCAAGAGAGTAAATTCGATGGGCGACTCCGCTGGCGCCTTCGCGGGCACCTCCGCCGCCTCTGCCTTCGCGCCGCCGGCGCCCCTCCCCGCCCCCTTCCCGCCGGCCTCTCCGGCcgcggccccgccgccgccctccgcgccgGTCTCCCCGGCGGCTCCCTTCCGGTGGGCTGACTGCGCGGAGGACGCGCCGTTCCCCCCTCCCTCCTCTCCCCCGGCTCCCTCCACCCCCCGCTCCTCCCGCCGGCCCGTNNNNNNNNNNNNNNNNNNNNNNNNNNNNNNNNNNNNNNNNNNNNNNNNNNNNNNNNNNNNNNNNNNNNNNNNNNNNNNNNNNNNNNNNNNNNNNNNNNNNNNNNNNNNNNNNNNNNNNNNNNNNNNNNNNNNNNNNNNNNNNNNNNNNNNNNNNNNNNNNNNNNNNNNNNNNNNNNNNNNNNNNNNNNNNNNNNNNNNNNNNNNNNNNNNNNNNNNNNNNNNNNNNNNNNNNNNNNNNNNNNNNNNNNNNNNNNNNNNNNNNNNNNNNNNNNNNNNNNNNNNNNNNNNNNNNNNNNNNNNNNNNNNNNNNNNNNNNNNNNNNNNNNNNNNNNNNNNNNNNNNNNNNNNGCCGGCCGGCGGTGGGGGCCCGGCCGCCGGCTCCTCCTTCCTCCCCGcagtctctctccctccctcccctcctcccgGTCCCGTCGCCACGCCCGGCGTCGTACCGGCCGTTCATAGCGCATTTCGGCTCCTTCGGGCTCCATGTGCAGACGGCCTGGGTCGCCCGGCCCCCTCCCGCTGCCCTCGTCggtccggcgccggcggcggcgccgctggCTGCTTCCGGTAGGGTTTTCCCCTCCACCCCCGCTCTCCCCCGCAACACAGGCCACCCGGCGGGGCTTGTTGGGCTGCTGGGCCCCGACCCATCGCGCCCGGTGGCCCCTGCGCGGCCCACCGCGGGTCGCCCCCCCTCCCTCGCAGGCCGGCCCAATCTGGGTGGACCAACCCCGTGCCCTAGGCCCAGCGGAGGGGGCATCTGCTCGATTTGGCCTCCCCGTGGTCTCCCTCTGCCCCCGTCCCtgtgcgccgccgcctcctctccccttCCCCGTCCCGCTCCCCTGCCCACCTCCACCCCTCGNNNNNNNNNNNNNNNNNNNNNNNNNNNNNNNNNNNNNNNNNNNNNNNNNNNNNNNNNNNNNNNNNNNNNNNNNNNNNNNNNNNNNNNNNNNNNNNNNNNNNNNNNNNNNNNNNNNNNNNNNNNNNNNNNNNNNNNNNNNNNNNNNNNNNNNNNNNNNNNNNNNNNNNNNNNNNNNNNNNNNNNNNNNNNNNNNNNNNNNNNNNNNNNNNNNNNNNNNNNNNNNNNNNNNNNNNNNNNNNNNNNNNNNNNNNNNNNNNNNNNNNNNNNNNNNNNNNNNNNNNNNNNNNNNNNNNNNNNNNNNNNNNNNCCGCTCCCCCTCCCGCCATGATGACCGGGCGCGGTCCCAGTCGCCGCGGGCGTCGTTGGGGGACTGGCGCACCCGCCGGCGCTCCCCGTCGCCGTCCCGTCGTCGGGAACGCTCCCCGTCCCCCTCCCGTCCGGCCCGGGTCGGCTCGCCTCGCCCGCGGGACGGTATCCTCCCCACCCCGGACACTCGCCGCTACGTCCCTCCACACGCGGCCTCCACTGGGGCTGCGGCCCCGGCTCTGGCTCATGGTGGTGGCACCTCCTGCGGCCATCCTgggcctgccaagaagaagaagcgccgGGGTGTCCGCCTCACTTCGGCCGTGCCACCCCCCGCGGGTCCGGGAGCCTCCTCCGCTCCGGGCCCCGTCTCCGATCTTCCTCGCCCCCCATGCTTCAACTGTGGGGTGAGGGGGCATTCTCAGGTTGCTTGCGTCAACccccagtgctgctacctctgcaaGGATCCCGGCCACCCCGCCATTCTGTGCCCGGATAGACCGGTGGTTTCGGAGCTCATGATGTATGGGCATGGGATCGAGGGGTTGGGTTTCTTCCACCTCGAGGTCCCGGATGCCCCTCCTCCGTCGCCCTCCCTTCAGGCGATTGTCACGGTCGTTGATGGGGTGGCGTCCCCAGAGATGATCGAGGCTgagctcaaccacctctaccgCCAGCAGTGGGACTGGGTGGTCACCCCCACAGCCGGTCACATCTTCTccgtcgtcttccccgactccgtcagCTTCGGCTACGCCGGAGTGGCCTCCCGCCGGAGTGCTCGGCTGGACGCTGCCCACcctgagggcagcccggcgctgccCATCCCTGAGCGGGCGGAGCTCCGCGCTGCCGCCCGTAACCTGGAGCTAGGTACGCCCTCCATTCCCCCCTCTGCTTCGTCTTGTTCTTTCTCTGCGCTTGAGTCTGTTCCGCTGGGTCATCTCGCCAAAGTGGCCTCCGACTCCGCGATCATTTTCCGAGGGGAAGTTGGCCCCCCTCTCGCCCAGATCGCGGCCATCAGAGCCCGTGAGGTTCTCGATGGGAAACCTCATTCCCCCAGCCGCCTCTACGTCTGGGGGATCTTCCTCTCCGCCTCGGCCGCAGTCGACGGGCCCTCCTCCCTCGGTGGCCGTGCCGGAGATTCGGGGACGCACCCGCTCCCGCACGGCGGCCCTTCGTGCGCTTAGCGCTTCCTGTGTTCTGGGGTCAAGTAGCCCCCCAATGGCTCCTTAATGCGGgccctcttctggaacatccgcggcttcggccatgatggccgCCGCCGCCAGTTAGTGGAATACATGCGAGATGAGCACATCGACATCGTGGCTGTGCAAGAGACCATGCGTCGCGATTTTGCACTTCCTGAGCTTGACCGGCTGAGCTCTCACCTCTTTGCatggcactggctcccttctagtgggagcgcgggccactcgggtggcatccttttaggtgtgaaggatgccacctttgaggtgggcaGCATGGATAGGGGCGAATTCTTCGTCAGCATGGAGCTTTTCGAGAGGTCGCTCAACTTCAAGTGGGAGATCATCATTGTCTATGGACCGGCCGATCATAGTAGGTCGGCCTCCTTCTTGGAGGAGCTCCACCGGAAAATCTTGGCCGCCTCCCTCCCCGTGGTTGTCGGGGGCGACTTCAACCTGCTGCGCGTTGCGGAGGACAAGAACAATGGCAATGTTTGCTTTGCCCGGATGGACATGTTTAACGACTTCATTGCCGACCTCGCCCTCCGGGAGATTGATCGGGTTGGGGACCGTTTTACTTCGACCAACCGACAAGCCTCCCCGACCCTGTCCGTCTTGGACAGGGTCCTAGTTTCCCCGGAATGGGACCTCCGATGCCCCCTAGCCTCTCTTCGCGCCATCACCCGGATTGGTTCCGACCACGTCCCCTTGCTCCTCTCCTCCGCGGACGAGCGTCCGCCGATCCCCCCTCGGTTCCGGTTTGAGACCTTCTGGCTTTCCCAGGCCGGGTTTACCGACGCCGTCTGTGCTCGGTGGATCGAGGCTCGGGCCCACCCCCACCCTCGCCCCCCTTCTGCTATTGACGCGTGGCACTTCTGTGCGAAGCGTGGCCGGCAATTTATGAAGGGCTGGGGGCCAACCTGGGCCGTGACGCCAGGGAGCGTAAGAAGGCGTTGCTCACCGCGATCTAGGCCCTCGACTTTCGGGCTGACGCGGTGGGTCTCTCCCCGGACGAGTGGCTCTCCCGCTATGACCTCGAAGACCAGCTCTCCGTGATTTACACCGATGAGGAAGCCTATTGGCGCCTTCGGGGCGCTCAGCGTTGGGTCCTGAAGGGTGACACGAATACGGCTTACTTCCAGGCGATTGCCAACGGGCGCCGTAGATGCAACACCATTCCCTGCCTTTGGGATGGGGTAACCCTCCTCTAGGACCCCCGGGACATCTGCTCGCATGTCGACGGCTTCTATCGTTCCCTCTTCTCTCCCGCTCCTCGGAGCGGCATCTCCCTCGCCCCTGATTGTTGGGCCGGCGCCCAACTTGTCTCTGACGCAGAGAACGCGTCCCTGACGGCCCCCTTCTCTGAGCAGGAGGTCTGGGAGGCCATCAAGGGTATGAACTCCTCCTCTGCTCCGGGCCCGGACGGTCTTCCGGTTATTttcttccagaccttctggaacgtgattaaaCCAGAGGTCATGGCCATCTTTGATGAATTCTTCGTGGGATCTATTGACCTAGGCCGCCTCAACTTCGGGACCATCTCCCTCATCCCCAAGGTCCCTGGGGCGACTGACATCCGCCAGTTCCGCCCGATTACGGTCATTAACGTGATCTTCTGGATCCTGGCcaaggggtacgccaatagggtgaccctgcttgcAGATCGGATTACCCACCCTAACCAATCAGCCTTCATTAAGGGTCGGTACATCCTGGATGGTGTCCTGGTGCTTCATGAGGTTCTTCATGAGGTCCGGGTCAAGCGCCTGAAGGCGGTCTTTCTGAAGATCAGTTTTCACAAAGCCTATGATACGGTTAGCCGGTCCTTCCTTAGGGAAGTACTTCTTCGGAAGGGCTTTGATGACCGGTGGATCACGAGAGTCATGCAAATGGTCTCTTGCGGTCGCACGGTGGTCAGCATCAACGGCGAGATCGGTCCCTTCTTCCCTACCCTATGTGGGGTGCGccaaggcgaccccttctccccgttcCTCTTCAATATGGTCGTGGACGCTTTGGCCTCCATTCTCGATAAGGCTAAAGCCGCGGGCCACATCCGAGGTATTAGCCCCCACCTCTCTGGGGGCTCGGGAATCTCCATCCTCCAGTATGCTGACGACACAATCATCATGGTTGAAGGCTCGTAGATGGACATCaccaacctcaagttcctccttctttgcttccaacagatgtcgggcctcaagatcaacttcgatAAGAGCGATGTTATGGTGATGGGATATTCCCCCGCTGAGTCTATGGCCATTGCCAACAGACTTAATTGCCGCCTGGGCTCTTTCCCCACTACCTACCTTGGGACGCCCATTAGTGACTCGCGCCTCTCTGTCGCAGACCTACGCCCCTCCGTGACCAAGCTCCAGACCAGATGCGAGCCCTGGCAGGGGAGGTGGCTTTCCAAGGCGGCCCGGACTATCCTTATCAACTCctccctctccagcctcctcttgtttcttatgagtttcTACAGCCTCCATGAATCTCTCCATAAGGAGATCGCCAAAATCCAGTCCCGATTCTTCTGGGCTGGCGAGCATGGCAAGCAGAAGTATCACATGGTCAGCTGGCCTGACATCTGCAAGCCCAGGGAGCAGGGTGGATTGGGCATCATGTGCTCTAAACAGATGAATATTGCCCTTCTATCCCGGTGGCTGTGGCGTATCACGCAGGATCATGGCGGCCTCTGGCTGGACATTATCCGGAATAAGTACCTGCGTGGTCAACCCCTTGCCTTCTGCCAGAAATCGGGAGGTTCTCAGTTCTGGCAGTCCCTCGTCCAGCTTCTTCCGGTGCTCCGCATTGGTACCTCTATCTCGGTGGTGTCCGGCCTCTCGACGCTCTTCTGGTTTGATCACTGGGCCGGCGACTCTCCCTTTGCGGCCCGCTTCCCCACCCTCTTCTCTATCGCTGTCGTCCCCATGATCTCTGTTGATAGGGCCcttcttgacttagggcgcctcgctttCCGTCGGCCATTTGGGCCGGcggaatccgccgcctggcgtgagtTCCTTGACTGCGTTGCTCTGCATGAGCCGGTGGTGGATGGGGATCAGGATCTTGTGCGCTGGCACCTGGAGCCGTCGGGCCAGTTCTCTACCAAATCGCTATACTTGGCCATTGCCCCCTCCTCCGCTCCCCTCCCCCTATCGATGGTGTGGTCCGTCCGCGTCCCCCTGAAGATTCGCATCTTCATGTGGCAGTGGATCCGTGGACGGATCCCGTCCGGTGTGGAGGTCCGCAAGCGTAATGGCCCGGGCACTGGTATCTGCCCCCTCTGTGCTGTTCCCGAGGACTCCAACCACATCTTCTTCGCCTGCGTCTCCGCCAGGTTCCTCTGGAGCTGCTTTCGCGAGATTGTCGGTGGGAGTTGGTGCCACACCAATTTCCCGGACTTATTTGCTGAACTCCAATTGTCCCCTTCGTCCTCTCGTCACATTAGGTGGCTCGAGGTTGGGGTCCTTGCCTGGACGCTTTGGACCGTTCGCAATAAGCTAGTGATCCAGCGTACTCCTCTTCGTCGCGCTACTGATGCTCTCTACAAATTctcgggtttcttgcagctttggcggccgcttagccgccccctggATCGGGACGCCATCTCTGCCTTCATCCCCGATCTCCGCTCGATGGCCGTCCGCctgtcgcccccgccgccgccgcctccgccggagcctGACTAGATCGCCTGCACTGGGCAGgctttgttttttctctttcttctggtcttgttgagctgtgccctcagcagaaccttaaTACTTTGTTGTGGTACttgggtggtgtgtgtgtgtggacctGTTGTGGTTGTATGTCttgtggcggtttgctttatttataaagcgggacgAAAGTCTTTTTCGGTAAATGAGTGTTGAACTGTCGTTGAAATGAGTGTATCGTGCAATCATTTCAGCGAAGTGTTGAACTGTCTTTGAAATAATATCGATATGGActgcatacgaaacaaaatgagtgaatttacactttAAACTACGTTTATATACAACCATATGTAGTtcatgttgaaatctctaaaaaggctaTAGTTAGAAAACGAGGGAGTAGTTGTGGAGATATTATTTAGACGTCATACCAACAAACTTGGAGAAGTTTCACGGAAGGTAAGTAGGATTGAAGTGGAACACTTTCGGAAGAAAACTGGGCGACGTTCACAGCCCAAGCCCAGCGACAGAGATCTGAGTAAACTGGAAGCAGACGCTCCACCACTCCTCAGAACAGTCGCCCTTTCCCACATGGTGGCTGCCCTACAGAAACGTGCGTCTCCACCTCCGGCGTGTCGTCAGCGTTGCTCTACGTTATCAGCTCTATCTTCCACGCACATCACAACGCCGC
This window encodes:
- the LOC119293879 gene encoding mavicyanin-like, yielding MAAMKITLLAVATISAVLLGTASAATYGVGEPGGSWTLNTDYSNWVSNKKFHPGDEIIFKYSPAAHDVVEVSKAGYDSCSTASAINTFKSGNDVVPLNATGIRYFICGITGHCSPTAAASMKVVIDVVPSSSSPSSPMPAAGPDASNPPPPSSTASSVGATAGFGLVVLLVASLMV